Below is a window of Gossypium hirsutum isolate 1008001.06 chromosome A12, Gossypium_hirsutum_v2.1, whole genome shotgun sequence DNA.
AGAAAAGTTGTCAAGTTAAAGGACTAACTACTGCTTCATCCCTTTATGAAAAGGCAGAATttaaattagaaatgataatagctTATGAAGTCCTAAAATTACTACTAAAAAACATATATACTTACTTGCTAGCTGTATTTAAGAATCTGAGATATTCATCAACAAGAGAACTCTgcaataggaaaaaaaataaaatttaacaggGAAGagtcaaataattaaatatagaaAAAGATTCTAATATGGTTTAGATTTGAAATCCACCTTCATTCGAGAACTACGAGCACTAAATGTCTTCCAAGAATTGCAACTGGTGTCCACAATTTCCGATTTGTCATTTATTAGTAACCTTGGCTCTGGAGTCTTTGGCTCCAAAGCTTCTGTTGAAACTTGACCTTCAAATGAAACATCAGTCTTTGGTGGTATTTCTACACATGACGGAGTTGAAGAATAAAGCAATTTCAGATTATTAGACAACTCTTGTAATCGTGCACTGATCGGTGGTGATGCTTCCTTGTTGACAAGTAAAAGGTTGTTCTCCTTATCTATGGTTTGATCTGTTTAAAAAAATGCCACAGATTATTAGCATGTCATCcttatagtttttaaaattggATCAGTAGTAGAACCGAGAGATCATTGGCTCCCGATTTAATCGGTTCAATTGATTGATccgataaattatttaaaaaatcataaaaaaaaaattagagaaatctGATTCAACTGACTTTTTAACCTAGTTGAATCAGTTCCGAGTGATTCACTCAAAAACCAATTCAACCTTTTGCCCAAGCCGGTTGTTCGTCCAACCGGTCCAATTCCAACGACATTACCACTGAAATggatttttcaatttgatatgCTATAATCTATATATACCTGCTTCAATCGAAAGTGCCTTTGCATTGCTATCAATATTTGGAGTGGCTTTATCATGATTATGATCATCATCAGTCACATTAACCTTGAGAatcaaataacaaattttaatagtAACTAATCTCCTTGAGTATATTTGAATAAGTGTTTCaacacaatttaaatttaatcacCTTGTCTAGTGTCGTGGTTTCTTGTGTAGTAGCCTTAACTGTCATGTCACTTTCTTCTGCACCAAAAGCTTGCAAGGGAAAATGCtcctgaaaagaaaaaataaaaccaataagCATGGAAAAAAATATCATTGATATTAACCTTGAGAatcaaataacaaattttaatagtAACTAATCTCCTTGAGTATATTTGAATAAGTGTTTCAACGCAATTTAAATTTAATCACCTTGTCTAGTGTCGTGGTTTCTTGTGTAGTAGCCTTAACTGTCATGTCACTTTCTTCTGCACTAAAAGCTTGCAAGGGAAAATGCtcctgaaaagaaaaaataaaaccaataagCATGGAAAAAAATATCATTGATATTAACCTTGAGAatcaaataacaaattttaatagtAACTAATCTCCTTGAGTATATTTGAATAAGTGTTTCaacacaatttaaatttaatcacCTTGTCTAGTGTCGTGTTTTCTTGTGTAGTAGCCTTAACTGTCATGTCACTTTCTTCTGCACTAAAAGCTTGCAAGGGAAAATGCtcctgaaaagaaaaaataaaaccaataagCATGGAAAAAAATATCATTGATATTAACCTTGAGAatcaaataacaaattttaatagtAACTAATCTCCTTGAGTATATTTGAATAAGTGTTTCaacacaatttaaatttaatcacCTCGTCTAGTATTTTGGTTTCTTGTGTAGTAGCCTTAACTGTCATGTCACTTTCTTCTGCACTAAAAGCTTGCAAGGGAAAATGCttctgaaaagaaaaaataaaaccaataagCATGGAAAAAAATATCATTGATATTGTAATCTAGTATCACATGTGTGATGTCATGTCAGCTTATTATTTCAGCGTATTACTCACAAAAAATTCGATTAATGGATTTAATTGTTGTTATTTgcgtcaagactaaaattttaaaattcgaagaGTATATGAATTAAGAAATATTCAATTTGAGGACATGGAGTAAATCTACAACAACTTTACATATAGTACAcgactaataatataatttaactaaataGATTTAACGTTTgggtcaaaactaaaatttcaaaattcgaagagCACGAGGACTAAAATTGACCATTGACACAATTGAAGCAGAGTACAAGAACTAACAGCacaatttgaccattttaataTCTTCTTTGCAATCAATGATTATGTACAAGAAACAAGATTTGAACTTAGTCACACGTCTGAGTTTTAAAGTCTACAAAAGAGGTTTACCTGTGTATGAGATACTACTACTTCTGAAATACTAGAAGAGTCCTTTTCCTGCACAAAATGATGATAACTTTCCCAATCATAAAAAGATTCAGAAACTGATTCACATTCTTAGATGCATATTTCTTTACACACCAGATAGAATGAATACAAAAAAATGTTACCTCTTTTGTATAGCATGTTCAGTAATGGTCGAGACATTTTCTAATGGCAAGCTTTCCTACATTCAGATATAGAAGCTTATCATTTAATGAaccttaatttaatcatattcaatgttttattttcttaactttatAGAATAGCAAAACATTACAATTTTTAATGCAAATTATGTAGAAGAGATTGGAAGAAGCTAAAATCCTTTCTTAGGAAAACTGAATACCTCCTGAGATACCTTCTTAGGTTTGGTTGAATGGCATGCTTCATCAAAAGATTCATAAAATGATGATAACTTTCCCAATCATAAAAAGATTCAGAAACTGATTCACATTCTTAGATGCATATTTCTTTACACACCAGATAGAATGAATACAAAAAAATGTTACCTCTTTTTGTATAGCATGTTCAGTAATGGTCGAGACATTTTCTAATGGCAAGCTTTCCTACATTCAGATATAGAAGCTTATCATTTAATGAaccttaatttaatcatattcaatgttttattttcttaactttatAGAATAGCAAAACATTACAATTTTTAATGCAAATTATGTAGAAGAGATTGGAAGAAGCTAAAATCCTTTCTTAGGAAAACTGAATACCTCCTGAGATACCTTCTTAGGTTTGGTTGAATGGCATGCTTCATCAAAAAGTTTCcttcaaattataaaaagaaaaaaattatggagCCTTGAAATTACCAATATATAGAAAGAGCAACAACCATGACGAAAATATTATATATCTTGAAGCAAGTAGGAGAGGTATCATTAAGTACCTTCCTTTTAGAGCTGAAGCCTTAACATTGGCTTTATTTTCCGGAACTCGCACTCGATTTCCAATCGGTTTTGACGTAGTTGCAGAAACAGTCCCGGTTAAACGGCTCTTGCTTGAAGAAGAAACCACCATAGGTCTCACCATGCTTTTAGCTTTCTTTGTCGAATCGGGTATAGTCTTAGAGCTGCCTTTACAAGAACGAGAAGCTAAATTTGCCATGTACATGGAATCTTGGCAAAAGGATGAATTCTACAATCaaagaagttaaaaaaaaaaatcaatgtgaATTGCAAACAAAATTTGGGGGAAATAAAAAAAGTTGTTGTAAAATAAATCTGGAACTGAAAATCTCACCAAGCAAGTGatcatcaaaatcttgtttgtCCCTCCCAACGAATCACGCAAAATTCGAGTTAGCTTACTTTCGCGATAAGGTACATGGCTTTCATTGGCATTTAAAGCATATACAACATTGTGTAAGGCATATATggacttatttattttattattctccAAGAGATTAACACTACCAGTGCTTTTCCTTTTGGCATCCTCATAACCTggtaaatgcaaaaaaaaaaagaaagaaaaacaaccaaaaaaaaatcagataGGGGATGAACATGGCTAATTTTTAAGCCACAGCAGAGAAAAAATATGACTGTGTAACTAAAAATTGAAACCTGCCAAATCAACAAAGTTCATCTTCCCAAAAGGAAGAGCATTGGATTCATTGCCCCGAAATACATGAATGATTAAGCCTTTGTGACTTCTATGATGAGGTTCAGCTATTATCTTCTGGGATTGTTTATGTGAATTTTGATTCGAAAGAT
It encodes the following:
- the LOC107947308 gene encoding kinesin-like protein KIN-10C isoform X2 encodes the protein MGQNRGRKARVIAKIKGFTDLETESVNEASGKWISVHRPKGDDSETVAVSFGDESTSRKESYELDYCYDRSEGNDLIFSKEVKPLIEDVFNGYNATVVAYGARGSGKTFTIQGSERKPGLAVLAMAEILSIAEESSKLIAVSCYEILKDHAYDHLAPDRHEVLILEDVARGKIQLKGLSQVPVKSIEEFQKLYLSNQNSHKQSQKIIAEPHHRSHKGLIIHVFRGNESNALPFGKMNFVDLAGYEDAKRKSTGSVNLLENNKINKSIYALHNVVYALNANESHVPYRESKLTRILRDSLGGTNKILMITCLNSSFCQDSMYMANLASRSCKGSSKTIPDSTKKAKSMVRPMVVSSSSKSRLTGTVSATTSKPIGNRVRVPENKANVKASALKGRKLFDEACHSTKPKKVSQEESLPLENVSTITEHAIQKEEKDSSSISEVVVSHTQKHFPLQAFSAEESDMTVKATTQETKILDEEHFPLQAFSAEESDMTVKATTQENTTLDKEHFPLQAFSAEESDMTVKATTQETTTLDKEHFPLQAFGAEESDMTVKATTQETTTLDKVNVTDDDHNHDKATPNIDSNAKALSIEADQTIDKENNLLLVNKEASPPISARLQELSNNLKLLYSSTPSCVEIPPKTDVSFEGQVSTEALEPKTPEPRLLINDKSEIVDTSCNSWKTFSARSSRMKSSLVDEYLRFLNTASKEDLKRLKGIGEKRATYILELREESPEPFKDLDDLKEIGLSAKQIKGIMKKEIGELYN
- the LOC107947308 gene encoding kinesin-like protein KIN-10C isoform X1, yielding MGQNRGRKARVIAKIKGFTDLETESVNEASGKWISVHRPKGDDSETVAVSFGDESTSSRKESYELDYCYDRSEGNDLIFSKEVKPLIEDVFNGYNATVVAYGARGSGKTFTIQGSERKPGLAVLAMAEILSIAEESSKLIAVSCYEILKDHAYDHLAPDRHEVLILEDVARGKIQLKGLSQVPVKSIEEFQKLYLSNQNSHKQSQKIIAEPHHRSHKGLIIHVFRGNESNALPFGKMNFVDLAGYEDAKRKSTGSVNLLENNKINKSIYALHNVVYALNANESHVPYRESKLTRILRDSLGGTNKILMITCLNSSFCQDSMYMANLASRSCKGSSKTIPDSTKKAKSMVRPMVVSSSSKSRLTGTVSATTSKPIGNRVRVPENKANVKASALKGRKLFDEACHSTKPKKVSQEESLPLENVSTITEHAIQKEEKDSSSISEVVVSHTQKHFPLQAFSAEESDMTVKATTQETKILDEEHFPLQAFSAEESDMTVKATTQENTTLDKEHFPLQAFSAEESDMTVKATTQETTTLDKEHFPLQAFGAEESDMTVKATTQETTTLDKVNVTDDDHNHDKATPNIDSNAKALSIEADQTIDKENNLLLVNKEASPPISARLQELSNNLKLLYSSTPSCVEIPPKTDVSFEGQVSTEALEPKTPEPRLLINDKSEIVDTSCNSWKTFSARSSRMKSSLVDEYLRFLNTASKEDLKRLKGIGEKRATYILELREESPEPFKDLDDLKEIGLSAKQIKGIMKKEIGELYN
- the LOC107947308 gene encoding kinesin-like protein KIN-10C isoform X4, encoding MGQNRGRKARVIAKIKGFTDLETESVNEASGKWISVHRPKGDDSETVAVSFGDESTSRKESYELDYCYDRSEGNDLIFSKEVKPLIEDVFNGYNATVVAYGARGSGKTFTIQGSERKPGLAVLAMAEILSIAEESSKLIAVSCYEILKDHAYDHLAPDRHEVLILEDVARGKIQLKGLSQVPVKSIEEFQKLYLSNQNSHKQSQKIIAEPHHRSHKGLIIHVFRGNESNALPFGKMNFVDLAGYEDAKRKSTGSVNLLENNKINKSIYALHNVVYALNANESHVPYRESKLTRILRDSLGGTNKILMITCLNSSFCQDSMYMANLASRSCKGSSKTIPDSTKKAKSMVRPMVVSSSSKSRLTGTVSATTSKPIGNRVRVPENKANVKASALKGRKLFDEACHSTKPKKESLPLENVSTITEHAIQKEEKDSSSISEVVVSHTQKHFPLQAFSAEESDMTVKATTQETKILDEEHFPLQAFSAEESDMTVKATTQENTTLDKEHFPLQAFSAEESDMTVKATTQETTTLDKEHFPLQAFGAEESDMTVKATTQETTTLDKVNVTDDDHNHDKATPNIDSNAKALSIEADQTIDKENNLLLVNKEASPPISARLQELSNNLKLLYSSTPSCVEIPPKTDVSFEGQVSTEALEPKTPEPRLLINDKSEIVDTSCNSWKTFSARSSRMKSSLVDEYLRFLNTASKEDLKRLKGIGEKRATYILELREESPEPFKDLDDLKEIGLSAKQIKGIMKKEIGELYN
- the LOC107947308 gene encoding kinesin-like protein KIN-10C isoform X3, with amino-acid sequence MGQNRGRKARVIAKIKGFTDLETESVNEASGKWISVHRPKGDDSETVAVSFGDESTSSRKESYELDYCYDRSEGNDLIFSKEVKPLIEDVFNGYNATVVAYGARGSGKTFTIQGSERKPGLAVLAMAEILSIAEESSKLIAVSCYEILKDHAYDHLAPDRHEVLILEDVARGKIQLKGLSQVPVKSIEEFQKLYLSNQNSHKQSQKIIAEPHHRSHKGLIIHVFRGNESNALPFGKMNFVDLAGYEDAKRKSTGSVNLLENNKINKSIYALHNVVYALNANESHVPYRESKLTRILRDSLGGTNKILMITCLNSSFCQDSMYMANLASRSCKGSSKTIPDSTKKAKSMVRPMVVSSSSKSRLTGTVSATTSKPIGNRVRVPENKANVKASALKGRKLFDEACHSTKPKKESLPLENVSTITEHAIQKEEKDSSSISEVVVSHTQKHFPLQAFSAEESDMTVKATTQETKILDEEHFPLQAFSAEESDMTVKATTQENTTLDKEHFPLQAFSAEESDMTVKATTQETTTLDKEHFPLQAFGAEESDMTVKATTQETTTLDKVNVTDDDHNHDKATPNIDSNAKALSIEADQTIDKENNLLLVNKEASPPISARLQELSNNLKLLYSSTPSCVEIPPKTDVSFEGQVSTEALEPKTPEPRLLINDKSEIVDTSCNSWKTFSARSSRMKSSLVDEYLRFLNTASKEDLKRLKGIGEKRATYILELREESPEPFKDLDDLKEIGLSAKQIKGIMKKEIGELYN
- the LOC107947308 gene encoding kinesin-like protein KIN-10C isoform X5 — encoded protein: MGQNRGRKARVIAKIKGFTDLETESVNEASGKWISVHRPKGDDSETVAVSFGDESTSSRKESYELDYCYDRSEGNDLIFSKEVKPLIEDVFNGYNATVVAYGARGSGKTFTIQGSERKPGLAVLAMAEILSIAEESSKLIAVSCYEILKDHAYDHLAPDRHEVLILEDVARGKIQLKGLSQVPVKSIEEFQKLYLSNQNSHKQSQKIIAEPHHRSHKGLIIHVFRGNESNALPFGKMNFVDLAGYEDAKRKSTGSVNLLENNKINKSIYALHNVVYALNANESHVPYRESKLTRILRDSLGGTNKILMITCLNSSFCQDSMYMANLASRSCKGSSKTIPDSTKKAKSMVRPMVVSSSSKSRLTGTVSATTSKPIGNRVRVPENKANVKASALKGRKLFDEACHSTKPKKVSQEESLPLENVSTITEHAIQKEEKDSSSISEVVVSHTQKHFPLQAFSAEESDMTVKATTQETKILDEEHFPLQAFSAEESDMTVKATTQENTTLDKEHFPLQAFSAEESDMTVKATTQETTTLDKVNVTDDDHNHDKATPNIDSNAKALSIEADQTIDKENNLLLVNKEASPPISARLQELSNNLKLLYSSTPSCVEIPPKTDVSFEGQVSTEALEPKTPEPRLLINDKSEIVDTSCNSWKTFSARSSRMKSSLVDEYLRFLNTASKEDLKRLKGIGEKRATYILELREESPEPFKDLDDLKEIGLSAKQIKGIMKKEIGELYN
- the LOC107947308 gene encoding kinesin-like protein KIN-10C isoform X6, translated to MGQNRGRKARVIAKIKGFTDLETESVNEASGKWISVHRPKGDDSETVAVSFGDESTSSRKESYELDYCYDRSEGNDLIFSKEVKPLIEDVFNGYNATVVAYGARGSGKTFTIQGSERKPGLAVLAMAEILSIAEESSKLIAVSCYEILKDHAYDHLAPDRHEVLILEDVARGKIQLKGLSQVPVKSIEEFQKLYLSNQNSHKQSQKIIAEPHHRSHKGLIIHVFRGNESNALPFGKMNFVDLAGYEDAKRKSTGSVNLLENNKINKSIYALHNVVYALNANESHVPYRESKLTRILRDSLGGTNKILMITCLNSSFCQDSMYMANLASRSCKGSSKTIPDSTKKAKSMVRPMVVSSSSKSRLTGTVSATTSKPIGNRVRVPENKANVKASALKGRKLFDEACHSTKPKKVSQEESLPLENVSTITEHAIQKEEKDSSSISEVVVSHTQKHFPLQAFSAEESDMTVKATTQETKILDEEHFPLQAFSAEESDMTVKATTQENTTLDKVNVTDDDHNHDKATPNIDSNAKALSIEADQTIDKENNLLLVNKEASPPISARLQELSNNLKLLYSSTPSCVEIPPKTDVSFEGQVSTEALEPKTPEPRLLINDKSEIVDTSCNSWKTFSARSSRMKSSLVDEYLRFLNTASKEDLKRLKGIGEKRATYILELREESPEPFKDLDDLKEIGLSAKQIKGIMKKEIGELYN